The Brassica napus cultivar Da-Ae chromosome C7, Da-Ae, whole genome shotgun sequence genome has a segment encoding these proteins:
- the LOC106404386 gene encoding uncharacterized protein LOC106404386, producing the protein MKNSEARPVGSTPLPEANEVEKKNPNECNYIQNNKRSHGKGRGGYRNHDNYSNGRDRYLAGRKGNHNNRGRGSNPGRGRGGYGRGRGGISKPSYSTKSVCHKCGMSNHWAKNCRTPKHLCELYQESLKDKNPEAHMVHDSGYEADKESDVANDDLMDFETSDCLKD; encoded by the coding sequence atgaAAAACAGTGAAGCTAGACCTGTCGGATCTACCCCATTACCAGAGGCCAATgaagttgaaaagaaaaatcccAACGAGTGCAATTACATCCAGAATAATAAGAGATCACACGGCAAAGGCCGTGGTGGATACAGGAACCATGACAATTACTCGAACGGTCGAGATAGGTACTTGGccggccggaaaggaaaccacaataaccgtggtcgtggttccaatcccGGCCGTGGCCGAGGTGGTTATGGACGAGGTCGAGGAGGTATATCTAAACcgtcttactcgaccaaatcTGTTTGTCACAAATGTGGGATGAgcaaccattgggccaagaattgtAGAACTCCTAAGCACTTATGTGAGCTCTACCAAGAGAGTCTTAAGGACAAGAACCCGGAAGCTCATATGGTCCATGATTCCGGTTATGAGGCTGATAAAGAATCCGATGTTGCAAATGACGACCTGATGGActttgagacttctgattgtctcaaagaCTAA